The genomic segment GGCGGACGTTGCGGCACTCTGGTCAGCGATTTGTTCCCCCATTTGCGCGAACTCATGGACGACATCTGCCTCATCCGCTCCATGAAGTCGGACGACAACGAGCATTACCAGGCGACGCTCGCCATTCATACCGGCTCTTTCTTCTTCTCACGTCCAAGCATCGGCTCGTGGGTGAGTTACGGTCTGGGCACGATGAATCGGAATCTGCCTTCGTTCGTCGTGTTGTCCGCGGGCAGCCCCTACGCCGGCACGCAGATTTTCAACAACGATTTTCTTCCCGCCTATCATCAAGGCGTGCGGGTGGTCCCGGGGAAGGAGCCCATCGCCAACCTGGACCGCCGCACCCAGCCGGCGTCCCTTCAGGAACTGGAGCTGGGTCTCGCGAACGCGTTCAACCGCCGCCACCTTTAAGCCCGCGGCCGCGAGAGCGAACTCGCCGCCCGCGTGCGCGCCTTCGAAACCGCCTTCCACATGCAAACCGAGGCGCGCGACATCTTCGACCTTTCCTCCGAAAGCGACCAAACCCTCGCGCTTTACGGCCTGCAGCGCGGCCAGACCGAAAGTTTCGGCTGGTCCTGCCTGGTGGGAAGGCGTCTGGCGGAACGCGGCGTGCGCTTCATCGAGTTGGTGGATGGCAGCTCCAGCCACAACTGGGATCAACATGGCGACATGGCCGAACATGCCCAACACGCCAAAGCGATCGATCAGCCCATCGCCGGCTTGCTCCAGGATTTGAAAAGAACGGGGCTGCTCGAGGACACCCTGGTGGTCTGGACCACGGAATTCGGTCGAACCCCGGGTGTCGATGGCGAAAAAGGCCGCGGCCATCACAGCGCCTGCTTCTCCTCCTGGCTCGCGGGCGCGGGTGTCAAGGGCGGACTCGTCTATGGCGCGACCGACGAACTCGGCGCCACCGTCGTCGAGAACCGGGTCCATGTGCATGACTTCCACGCCACGATCCTCCACCTGCTCGGACTTGACCACGAACGCTTGACCTTCCGGCACGGCGGACGCGACTACCGCCTCACCGACGTCCACGGCCATGTGGTGGACGACCTCCTTGCCTAGCCCGCATGTTCCCCACACGATTGATCCGCGAAGCAGGCTTGCCTCCCGGGTCCCAACCGGATGAACTCTTCCCTTATGAAACTCCTTCTTCGCTGGCTTCCCTTGCCGGCCGTTCTCGTTCTCGCCTGGTGTGTCTCCGGCTGCGCCACCGGGGGATCCGCCACCGCTGCCAAACCGCTCCGAGCTCTGATGATCACCGGCGGCTGTTGCCACGATTATCCCGGGCAGAAATCCATCCTGTCCGAAGGCATCAGCGCCCGCGCCCGGGTCGAGTGGACCATCGTCCACGACCCTCGCACGGGCACCACGGGCAAGATTGAGACCTATCGCAATCCGAACTGGGCGAGCGGCTACGATGTCATTGTCCACAACGAGTGTTTTTCGGATGAAAAGGAGCTGGACTGGCTTGAAGGCATTCTGAAGCCGCATCGCGAGGGTGTGCCTGCCGTCCTGATTCACTGCACCATGCATTGCTACCGGGCGCCGACCAACGATTGGTTCAAGTTCTGCGGCGTGCGGTCCCACCGGCATGGCGCCCACTTCGCGTATCCGATGATGAACCAGCGCCCTGACCATCCGATCATGAAATCCTTTCCCGCCATCTGGAACACACCCATGGAAGAGCTCTACAACATTGTCGAAGTCTTTCCCGAAACCACCGTCCTGGCGTCCGGCTACAGTCACGAGACCAAGAAAGGCGAACCCAACGTCTGGATCAATCAATTCGGCAAAGCGCGCGTCTTTGGCACCACGGTCGGTCACTACAACCACACCTTGCGCGACCCTGTCATGTTGGACGTCCTCACGCGCGGACTGCTCTGGGCTTGTGGAAAACTGGACCGCGAAGGCCGCCCCGTGCGCGGTTATGAAGTCCCCAACGCCCCCGCTGGCTTCAGCCGGTGATTTCTGTGATGCGGGTCCCGTGATCGACCAAGCGCAACGGCCGTCCCTGATGATCGAGGTAGGTGGCGTCGGGCGGGAGACCGAAGTGGTGGTAGATCGTGGCCGCCAGATCGCCGGGCGTCACCGGTCTTTCGGCAATCTCCCCACCGTCCTTTGAGGTCGCGCCAATGACCTGGCCATGACGGTATCCGCCGCCCGCCAGGCACATCGACATGACGTAAGGCCAGTGGTCTCGACCATCAGTGCTTTCTTGCGTGCCGATCCTGGGGGTGCGTCCGAATTCACCCATGGCAATCACGAGCGTCGTTTCCAGCAATCCCCGCTGGTGTAAGTCCTCCACCAGCGTGGTCAACACATGGTCGAAGACGGGAAGCAGAGGGCGCAATCCGTTCCAAATGCCGCCATAGGGAGGAATGTTGTCGCCGTGCGTGTCCCATGTTCCTGAAGCCGAATGGTGGCTCAAATCGATCGTGACAAAGGCCGTGCCGGCTTCCACCAGGCGCCTCGCCAACAACGCCTGCTTCGCCCAATCGTGCGAACCGTAAAGCTGGTGCGTCTTTTCAGACTCTCGGGAAAGATCGAAAGCTTCGCGCGCCTTTGCCCCCGCGACCATTTCGAAGGCCTGCTGGCCAAAATAATCGACCGCCTCCATCTGCCCCGAGGTGTCCATCACGGCCTGCACGCGGTCCAGCCGGGCCGATAATTCCTTCCGATCCCGGATGCGGTCCAACTCCAGCCCGGGCGGCAGACTGAAAAGCTTGTCCACATTCGTTCCGACGAAAGGATCGTAGGCCTTGCCCAGATAGCCACCCCACGCGACATGAGAGCGGTCCTTGAGGTTGAGGACCACATAGGGCGGCAAGCCGCGCTGATTGGCTCCATGCCAGCGCGCAACCTGGGATCCGATGGCGGGATAGAGATGCCCCTTCGGATTGAGCCGGGGCTCCGCCTCCAGATTCGCCGTTTGCATCACCATGTTCGGTTCGTGATTGCTTTCCCGGCAATCCACACTGCGAATCAATGTGAACCGATTCATCATGACGGCCTGCTTGGGCAAGTATTCGCAAATCCGCACGCCCGCCACTTGAGTGGGAATGGATTTGAAAGGACCCCGGTTCTCCGACGGCTGATCCGGTTTCATATCCCACGTGTCGATGTGCGATGGACCTCCGGTCATCCAAAGCAGGATGACCGAGCGACCCGTCCGCGCACGGACGGAAGGCAATTGGGCGCGCAACCTCAAAAGGTCCGGCAACGTCAGACCCGCCAGACCCGCCAAACTGGCCTTGAGCATGCTGCGACGATTCCACGCCCAAAGTCCCTCGCGCACCCGCGGATGAAGCGAGACGAAGGCGTGTCCTCGATGGTGGGTGTGGGATTCCAAAACACCACGACCCTATCCGGATCCACCGCCTGAGGTCAAACCTGCCTTCCTCGCCTGCTCGCCCTGCAATCAGGGTGGGAGCTGTTCGTGCCCGGTTCGTGGCGGTGATACTCCCGTTGGACGAGGGTGTCTTGGCGCGCAGGAAGAAACTGCTGGCGGATCTCAAGTCCCGCAACCGCACCGTCTCTTGCGAGGATTCTCTCATCGCCGCCACAGCGCTCCCTTTCCAACACACCATCCTGACCAGCAACCCCGCCCATTTTGCTCCGACTGGAGCGGACGTCCTTGTAAGCCACAACCGGCGGGCCCCGTCTCGCGGCGCCTGAACAGATGAGCGATGGGGCGGCGGACGTGTGAAGCGACGTTTATGGTCTCGGGGCAACATTGTATCACGTGCTGACCGGGCGTCCCCCGTTTGCCGCCGCCACGGCGCTGGAAACCCTCCGCCTCGCGCAGGAGGTCGATCCCGTGACCCCCTCCGCATGGAGCCCGTCGATTCCGCGCGATCTGGAAACGATCTGCCTCAAGTGCCTGGAGAAGGATCCGGCCAAGCGCTACGCAACCGCCCGGGAACTGGCCGATGAGCTCGAACGATTCCTCAAGGATGAACCGATTGAGGCACGGCCAGTGTCCCGTGCAGAACACCTCTGGCGCTGGTGCCGGCGCAAGCCCTCGCTCGCCAGTTGCTCGAACGGCATCGGCCGGGAGGGACGACTTCCACGTCGTCCCTGACTTCTTCATCGTCGATGTGGACGGGAGACCTGCCGATTCGGCGATCGCCAGCGACCACCGAACAGGAGCCATCCAGTCCAGACACCTTTTCCCTCGAGGAAGGCAGGAAAATCACGCGCCTGAAGGGCCACTTGGAACCCGTCATTGCGCTGGAGTTCTCTGCCGATGGAGGCTGGCTTGCTTCCGGGGATGCTGGTCAAGCGATCAAGATCTGGGATTGGGCGCGAAACAAAGTCCACCTGGCGTTGACGAATGATGAGGGATATGGACTCACCATCATGGCTTTCAGCCCGGACCGCGGCGCGCTTGTGGTGGGAGATGCAACCCAACAAATCAGATGTTTCGAAACGGCGGGCGGCCAGTTGTCCCAGGTGGGTCAGGGACATCAGCGGGGCAACACCGGTTTGGCGTTCGCTCCCAATGGCCGGTCACTGCTTTCGTCCAGCATGGCCGGCACGGTCCGCGTTTGGGATTGGCCTGGACGATGTACGTCCATGAAAACGACGACCGCGTGCCCCCGAACAATGTGGATCTCGGGTGGCTTCTTCAGCACGCCACGACTCCGAAATAAAGCTCCCGCGGAGCCCGGAGACCGAAAACGGGAGGGCGCTTCGCACCCGGATCGAAATTCCCAGTTCGAACACATCAACCGGCAGGTGCTCACGTTCCAGCGCGACTCCCAACCCGTGATCTCCTTGGACATAGAAAAGATGGTATGGGTTGGTGAATTCAAGAATCCAGGGCAGGAATGGGAGATCAAGGGAAACCCCACCGCGGTGGACGTCCGTAAGTTCACGGGAATGCGGGCACCATCGTCATGGGCGTCATCCGCAAAGGTCCTCTGAGATGGATACTCGTCTGAAAATGCAGAACACCTGACCACTTCAACTCACGGGTCCGGCAAACCCACGCCTCGTCCTCGAAGCCACGTCCAGCCTCTCGTCACCCTAAAGGAAACCGCTCGCGGCGGATACCACCACGTCGTGGCAGCCATGAACGGGCAACCGCCCGGTCCGGGGATCGATAATGGGCTCGTCCCACTCTCCCGCGATCGAACTGTGCCTCCGCACCCCCGAACAAGCCGACAAGGCCACCGAGGCGCCGATGTCGATGCTCCAAGCACCTCCGGGCGCCGCGGGACTCTCCAATTGAATCGGCCATCGCGATCCACGGATGGGCCCCCCCTTGCACCGCTTGTTGCGTCTAAAG from the Verrucomicrobiota bacterium genome contains:
- a CDS encoding ThuA domain-containing protein; its protein translation is MKLLLRWLPLPAVLVLAWCVSGCATGGSATAAKPLRALMITGGCCHDYPGQKSILSEGISARARVEWTIVHDPRTGTTGKIETYRNPNWASGYDVIVHNECFSDEKELDWLEGILKPHREGVPAVLIHCTMHCYRAPTNDWFKFCGVRSHRHGAHFAYPMMNQRPDHPIMKSFPAIWNTPMEELYNIVEVFPETTVLASGYSHETKKGEPNVWINQFGKARVFGTTVGHYNHTLRDPVMLDVLTRGLLWACGKLDREGRPVRGYEVPNAPAGFSR
- a CDS encoding DUF1501 domain-containing protein: MLKASLAGLAGLTLPDLLRLRAQLPSVRARTGRSVILLWMTGGPSHIDTWDMKPDQPSENRGPFKSIPTQVAGVRICEYLPKQAVMMNRFTLIRSVDCRESNHEPNMVMQTANLEAEPRLNPKGHLYPAIGSQVARWHGANQRGLPPYVVLNLKDRSHVAWGGYLGKAYDPFVGTNVDKLFSLPPGLELDRIRDRKELSARLDRVQAVMDTSGQMEAVDYFGQQAFEMVAGAKAREAFDLSRESEKTHQLYGSHDWAKQALLARRLVEAGTAFVTIDLSHHSASGTWDTHGDNIPPYGGIWNGLRPLLPVFDHVLTTLVEDLHQRGLLETTLVIAMGEFGRTPRIGTQESTDGRDHWPYVMSMCLAGGGYRHGQVIGATSKDGGEIAERPVTPGDLAATIYHHFGLPPDATYLDHQGRPLRLVDHGTRITEITG